A single region of the Anomaloglossus baeobatrachus isolate aAnoBae1 chromosome 2, aAnoBae1.hap1, whole genome shotgun sequence genome encodes:
- the TMEM167B gene encoding protein kish-B has protein sequence MTNAYTLDGLLVFALLFVCTCAYFRKVPRLRSWLLSEKKGVWGVFYKAAVIGSRLHLPVALSCFAMAFYVLFIK, from the exons ATGACGAACG CTTACACTTTGGATGGACTCCTGGTCTTTGCTCTGCTTTTCGTCTGTACCTGCGCATATTTCAGGAAGGTTCCACGGTTACGTTCTTGGCTTTTGTCTGAGAAGAAAGGAGTGTGGGGAGTTTTCTATAAGG CTGCAGTGATTGGCTCTCGTCTGCACTTACCGGTGGCGTTGTCCTGTTTCGCCATGGCCTTCTATGTCTTGTTTATAAAGTGA